From Actinoplanes oblitus, a single genomic window includes:
- a CDS encoding permease prefix domain 1-containing protein yields MTVTNGPDELESQFAQWREYVRRRPELIASDADELEDHLRDSVDELTALGLRPDEAFLIAVKRMGGLDDLSREFAREHSERLWKQLMFLGDSGDTATKATLRRDLIAMLVCAAGAALSIKVPALFGQHFDDEGTFYETNVALFTLPWLAGFLAWRRRAGLRLCAVLVALFALGVAGANFYPVADDSQSVNLIGSHLPIALWFVVGLAYVSDEVRSSRRRMDFIRFSGEWFVYLVLIALGGGVLIVFLTSTFDAIGLGADDFITYWLVPCGGMAAVVVAGWLVEAKQGVIENIAPVLTRLFTPLFAVVLLAFLVATGLTHGGIDVERENLVMFDLLLAIVLGLLLYSISARNPLAPRGTFDVLQLVLVVSALVIDALVLLTMTGRIAEYGTTPNNTAALGENIVLLANLAWAAWLLFSFVRRRAGFPAIERWQTTYLPVFAVWMWVVVLVLPPVFNFR; encoded by the coding sequence GTGACAGTGACCAACGGTCCGGACGAACTGGAGAGCCAGTTCGCGCAGTGGCGGGAGTACGTCCGCCGCCGGCCGGAACTCATCGCGTCCGACGCCGACGAGCTCGAGGACCACCTGCGCGACTCCGTCGACGAGCTCACCGCCCTGGGGCTGCGGCCCGACGAGGCGTTCCTCATCGCGGTCAAGCGGATGGGCGGCCTGGACGACCTGTCCCGCGAGTTCGCCCGCGAGCACTCCGAACGGCTGTGGAAACAGCTGATGTTCCTGGGCGACTCCGGGGACACGGCGACGAAGGCGACGTTGCGGCGCGACCTGATCGCCATGCTGGTCTGCGCCGCCGGCGCGGCCCTCTCGATCAAGGTGCCGGCCCTGTTCGGGCAGCACTTCGACGACGAGGGCACGTTCTACGAGACCAACGTGGCCCTGTTCACCCTCCCCTGGCTGGCCGGCTTCCTGGCCTGGCGCCGGCGGGCCGGTCTCCGGCTGTGCGCGGTGCTGGTGGCGCTGTTCGCGCTCGGCGTCGCCGGGGCGAACTTCTACCCGGTCGCCGACGACTCCCAGTCGGTCAACCTGATCGGCTCCCACCTGCCGATCGCCCTGTGGTTCGTGGTCGGCCTGGCCTACGTCTCCGACGAGGTACGGTCGTCGCGCCGGCGGATGGACTTCATCAGGTTCAGCGGCGAGTGGTTCGTCTATCTCGTCCTGATCGCGCTCGGCGGCGGCGTGCTGATCGTGTTCCTGACCAGCACGTTCGACGCCATCGGGCTGGGCGCCGACGACTTCATCACGTACTGGCTGGTGCCCTGTGGCGGGATGGCGGCGGTGGTGGTGGCCGGCTGGCTCGTCGAGGCCAAGCAGGGTGTCATCGAGAACATCGCGCCGGTGCTCACCCGGCTGTTCACCCCGCTGTTCGCCGTGGTGCTGCTGGCCTTCCTGGTCGCCACCGGCCTGACCCACGGCGGCATCGACGTGGAACGCGAGAACCTGGTGATGTTCGACCTGCTGCTCGCCATCGTGCTGGGCCTGCTGCTGTACTCGATCTCCGCCCGGAACCCGCTGGCCCCGCGCGGCACGTTCGACGTGCTCCAGCTGGTCCTGGTGGTCAGCGCGCTGGTCATCGACGCGCTGGTCCTGCTGACCATGACCGGCCGGATCGCCGAGTACGGCACCACCCCGAACAACACGGCGGCGCTGGGCGAGAACATCGTGCTGCTGGCCAACCTGGCCTGGGCGGCGTGGCTGCTGTTCAGCTTCGTCCGCCGGCGCGCCGGGTTCCCGGCGATCGAGCGGTGGCAGACCACCTACCTGCCGGTCTTCGCGGTCTGGATGTGGGTGGTGGTGCTGGTCCTGCCGCCGGTCTTCAACTTCCGCTGA
- a CDS encoding PadR family transcriptional regulator — protein MRVTKDLVAASATPIVLGILAEGESYGYAILRRISDLSGGELDWTEGFLYPLLHRLERLGHVEASWQTVTGERRRKYYRITKQGLAELAEQRHQWTTVVEALQQIWPQTLPLEGTA, from the coding sequence GTGCGGGTGACAAAGGATCTCGTGGCCGCCTCGGCCACCCCGATCGTGCTCGGCATCCTCGCCGAGGGCGAGAGCTACGGCTACGCCATCCTGCGCCGGATCAGCGACCTGTCCGGCGGCGAGCTGGACTGGACCGAGGGGTTCCTCTATCCCCTGCTGCACCGGCTCGAACGCCTCGGCCACGTCGAAGCGAGCTGGCAGACCGTGACCGGTGAACGCCGGCGCAAGTACTACCGCATCACCAAGCAGGGCCTGGCCGAGCTGGCCGAGCAGCGCCATCAGTGGACGACGGTGGTCGAGGCGCTCCAGCAGATCTGGCCGCAGACACTTCCCTTGGAGGGCACCGCGTGA
- a CDS encoding peroxiredoxin, with protein MSIGKGDIAPDFELPDQDGTPRRLTDLLANGPVVLFFYPGAMTKGCTAEACHFRDLAAEYRAAGVQRVGISRDPVEKQKLFAETYTFDYPLLSDPASATIAAYGVKRKLNLGPLSTKRMTFVIGTDRTVLDVIHSELDMNQHAAQALSVAAAAKA; from the coding sequence GTGAGCATCGGCAAGGGCGACATCGCGCCCGACTTCGAACTGCCCGACCAGGACGGCACGCCGCGGCGGCTGACCGACCTGCTGGCGAACGGTCCCGTGGTCCTCTTCTTCTACCCCGGGGCGATGACCAAGGGCTGCACCGCCGAGGCCTGCCACTTCCGCGACCTCGCGGCGGAGTACCGCGCGGCCGGCGTGCAGCGGGTCGGCATCAGCCGGGATCCGGTGGAGAAGCAGAAGCTCTTCGCGGAGACCTACACGTTCGACTACCCGCTGCTGTCCGACCCGGCATCGGCGACCATCGCGGCGTACGGCGTGAAGCGCAAGCTGAACCTGGGCCCGCTGAGCACCAAGCGGATGACGTTCGTGATCGGCACCGACCGGACGGTCCTCGACGTGATCCACAGCGAGCTGGACATGAACCAGCATGCGGCGCAGGCGCTCAGCGTGGCGGCCGCGGCCAAGGCCTGA